Below is a genomic region from Nitrospirota bacterium.
CCCGCGCGTGCAGGAAATAGGTCTCGCCCGGGTTCAACCCGGTCGTGTCGATGATGATGTCGGCGGTCTTGCCGCCAGCCATCGAGTACACGGTCTTCTTAAACGACAAATCCTTCCCAACCAACGGCCCTGCGCCGTCAGGATCCGGGCCCCGCAGGAGCTTGGCGTCCTCACCCACCACGTGCATGCGAATGCCGGGGATTGTCACGGTGTGGGTCTGAAATCCCAGGTTCACCAGCCGGATCAGCACGCGCTGGTTGGGCTGCGCCGTGATCAGTGAGGAGATCGGCTGGGAAAAATAGTCTTCTCTGTTGTACATGCAGCCGGGCAGACACGGGGCGTCCCTTGAAACCACGGTGTCGGGATAGGAGCGGCCGTTGAGGGTATAGTAGTGCGGCCGGAAGGTGTGCCACTGGGTCTGCCCCTCCTGGATCGTGTCCAGGTTATGGTGCTTCTCGGCGTCCAGCTCTTGAAGGAGTAAGTTGTACGCCACGTCATACTGCGTGTTCGGCGCTAGTCCTCCGTCGTTATACGCGAACGTGGCGGAAGGCGTGTCCTGCGCCGGTTTGACGATGATCGTTCCGACCATGCCCAATTGGATGTGCTCGGTTGGTTCAAAGTGGCAGTGGTAGGGGTAAGTTCCCGGGTCATTGACCTTGTAGTAGTAGGTGAAGTCGCTGTATGGAGGCACCATCACCGACAGCTCGGGCACGCCGTCGAAAATCGCCATGGCGTGCGGAAAGCCGTGGAAGTGCAGGGTATGCGGGTCAGCGAGATCCACCCGGACGAAAAATCCCAGGTTGGTCTCGGTGATGTACAGATCCTGCCCTTCTTTGACTTCAATGGTCGGCGCCGGGAGATTCGCCTTGTACTTGTAGTCCACGATGTGTTCCTCCGGCACCCCGGTCAAATCAACGAATCCAAAGATGTAGTGGAAGGTGCCGTCCGACATCCTGATGGTTCCGTCCGTCACGCCAAGCCGCACACACTTGACGTTGGGGTCGGCATCAAAGATCCCGTTGCCGTTCCGGTCATTGTCCTCCGGACCCGGAGCGCCCCCTGACGACCAACCGGTCGGCATATTGTCGAGATCGTTCGGGCACTGCACACCAGGGCCCACGGGCGTTGAAGTCACCGCGGAAGCCGGACCAGCAAGGGCCAGCCCCCACGCGACCAGCGCGAGTCCGCCGATTACGAACCTGAAACCTCTCGAACATTCACCCATTGCCCACTCCTTAGTTGAATACGGCGATTGGTTGCCTGGACCTATCGATATCTGCTGGTACGCGGACCAGTCAGAACCCGCGAATCATCCCGGACATGGCCGACCACAGGGCGTCAAAATGGCTCCTGGAGCCATTTTAGATGCTGTACCGATTTAGAGTACAACTATAAAGGTACTTGGATCGGTTCGACAATCCCCTCGAAAGAGGGGATTGAGCAGGGAATCAGCGACGCCGCGCCTGGTCCTGGCCGATGCCGCAGGCTCAGCTCAGGA
It encodes:
- a CDS encoding multicopper oxidase domain-containing protein → MGECSRGFRFVIGGLALVAWGLALAGPASAVTSTPVGPGVQCPNDLDNMPTGWSSGGAPGPEDNDRNGNGIFDADPNVKCVRLGVTDGTIRMSDGTFHYIFGFVDLTGVPEEHIVDYKYKANLPAPTIEVKEGQDLYITETNLGFFVRVDLADPHTLHFHGFPHAMAIFDGVPELSVMVPPYSDFTYYYKVNDPGTYPYHCHFEPTEHIQLGMVGTIIVKPAQDTPSATFAYNDGGLAPNTQYDVAYNLLLQELDAEKHHNLDTIQEGQTQWHTFRPHYYTLNGRSYPDTVVSRDAPCLPGCMYNREDYFSQPISSLITAQPNQRVLIRLVNLGFQTHTVTIPGIRMHVVGEDAKLLRGPDPDGAGPLVGKDLSFKKTVYSMAGGKTADIIIDTTGLNPGETYFLHARELNKQSGLSREDQLAGAQSENQNGMITEIRIVN